A genomic region of Janthinobacterium lividum contains the following coding sequences:
- the clpA gene encoding ATP-dependent Clp protease ATP-binding subunit ClpA: MIAQELEVSLHMAFVEARQARHEFITVEHLLLALLDNPSAAEVLRACAVNIEDLRKTLTNFIGDNTPTVPGTGEVDTQPTLGFQRVIQRAIMHVQSASNGKKEVTGANVLVAIFGEKDSHAVYYLHQQGVTRLDVVNFISHGVRKDQSTESAKASEGVEEAPVDGQPKESPLDQFTQNLNKAAAEGKIDPLIGREEEVDRVIQILCRRRKNNPLLVGEAGVGKTAIAEGLAYRITQSDVPEILQNAVVYSLDMGALLAGTKYRGDFEQRLKAVLKQLKDNPNGILFIDEIHTIIGAGSASGGTLDASNLLKPALANGQLKCIGATTYTEFRGVFEKDHALSRRFQKVDVNEPTVEQTVQILRGLKSRFEEHHGVKYSASALSTAAELAARFINDRHLPDKAIDVIDEAGAAQRILPKSKQKKTIGKAEIEDIIAKIARIPPQTVNQDDRSKLQTIDRDLRNVVFGQDPAIDALASAIKMARAGLGKTDKPIGSFLFSGPTGVGKTEVAKQLAFILGIELIRFDMSEYMERHAVSRLIGAPPGYVGFDQGGLLTEAITKKPHAVLLLDEIEKAHPDIFNILLQVMDHGTLTDNNGRKADFRNVIIIMTTNAGAESLQKTSIGFTNSKQAGDEMADIKRMFTPEFRNRIDATISFRALDQEIILRVVDKFLMQLEEQLHEKKVEAVFTEKLRAFLGKKGFDPLMGARPMARLIQDMIRKALADELLFGRLVTGGRVTVDLDDKDQVLLEFPEPPDAAPTAAPETVEVE, from the coding sequence ATGATTGCGCAGGAATTAGAAGTAAGTTTGCACATGGCGTTTGTCGAAGCTCGGCAGGCACGGCACGAATTCATCACGGTTGAGCATTTACTGCTGGCACTGCTGGACAATCCCTCCGCTGCCGAGGTGTTGCGTGCCTGCGCGGTCAATATAGAAGACCTGCGCAAGACCCTCACCAATTTCATCGGCGATAACACGCCGACCGTGCCTGGCACGGGCGAAGTCGACACCCAGCCGACGCTTGGTTTCCAGCGCGTGATCCAGCGCGCCATCATGCATGTCCAGTCCGCCTCGAATGGCAAGAAGGAAGTCACGGGCGCCAATGTGCTGGTGGCCATCTTCGGCGAAAAGGATTCGCATGCGGTGTACTACCTGCACCAGCAGGGCGTGACGCGCCTGGACGTGGTCAATTTCATTTCGCACGGCGTGCGCAAGGACCAGTCGACGGAAAGCGCGAAAGCCTCCGAAGGGGTGGAAGAAGCGCCCGTCGACGGCCAGCCGAAGGAAAGCCCGCTCGACCAGTTCACGCAAAACCTGAACAAGGCCGCTGCCGAAGGCAAGATCGACCCGCTGATCGGCCGCGAGGAAGAAGTCGACCGCGTGATCCAGATCCTGTGCCGCCGCCGCAAGAACAATCCGCTGCTGGTCGGCGAAGCGGGCGTGGGCAAGACGGCCATCGCCGAAGGCCTCGCTTACCGCATCACGCAAAGCGATGTGCCGGAAATCCTGCAGAATGCCGTCGTGTATTCGCTGGACATGGGCGCCTTGCTGGCCGGTACCAAATACCGCGGTGACTTCGAACAGCGCCTGAAAGCCGTGCTCAAGCAATTGAAGGACAATCCGAACGGCATCCTGTTCATCGACGAAATCCACACCATCATCGGTGCGGGCTCGGCGTCGGGCGGCACGCTGGACGCGTCCAACCTGCTGAAACCGGCACTGGCCAACGGTCAATTGAAGTGCATCGGCGCGACCACGTACACGGAATTCCGCGGCGTGTTCGAGAAAGACCATGCGCTCTCCCGCCGTTTCCAGAAAGTGGACGTCAACGAGCCGACCGTCGAGCAAACCGTGCAGATCCTGCGCGGCTTGAAATCGCGCTTCGAAGAGCACCATGGCGTGAAATACTCGGCTTCGGCCCTGTCGACGGCGGCCGAACTGGCGGCGCGCTTCATCAACGACCGCCATCTGCCCGACAAGGCGATCGACGTCATCGATGAAGCGGGCGCGGCACAGCGCATCTTGCCAAAGTCGAAGCAAAAGAAAACCATCGGCAAGGCCGAGATCGAGGACATCATCGCCAAGATCGCGCGCATTCCGCCGCAAACGGTCAACCAGGACGACCGCAGCAAGTTGCAGACGATCGACCGCGACCTGCGCAATGTCGTGTTCGGGCAAGATCCCGCCATCGATGCGCTGGCGTCGGCCATCAAGATGGCCCGTGCCGGCCTGGGCAAGACAGACAAGCCGATCGGTTCCTTCCTGTTCTCCGGTCCGACGGGCGTGGGCAAGACCGAGGTGGCGAAACAGCTGGCCTTCATCCTCGGTATCGAGCTGATCCGTTTCGACATGTCGGAATACATGGAACGCCACGCCGTCAGCCGTTTGATCGGCGCGCCACCGGGCTACGTTGGTTTTGACCAGGGCGGCTTGCTGACGGAAGCGATCACCAAGAAGCCGCATGCGGTCTTGCTGCTCGATGAAATTGAAAAAGCCCATCCGGACATTTTCAATATCCTGCTGCAAGTGATGGATCACGGTACCTTGACGGACAACAATGGCCGCAAAGCCGATTTCCGCAACGTGATCATCATCATGACGACCAATGCGGGCGCGGAAAGCTTGCAAAAGACGTCGATCGGCTTCACGAATTCGAAGCAGGCTGGCGACGAGATGGCCGACATCAAGCGCATGTTCACGCCGGAGTTCCGCAACCGTATCGACGCGACCATCAGCTTCCGCGCGCTGGACCAGGAAATCATCCTGCGCGTGGTCGACAAGTTCCTGATGCAGCTGGAAGAGCAGCTGCACGAGAAAAAGGTCGAAGCCGTGTTTACCGAGAAGCTGCGTGCCTTCCTCGGCAAGAAAGGTTTCGATCCGCTCATGGGCGCGCGTCCGATGGCGCGTTTGATCCAGGACATGATCCGCAAGGCCCTGGCCGACGAATTGTTGTTCGGCCGCCTAGTGACGGGCGGACGGGTCACGGTCGACCTCGACGACAAGGACCAGGTCTTGCTGGAATTCCCGGAACCGCCAGATGCGGCGCCGACGGCAGCACCGGAAACGGTGGAAGTGGAATAA